A section of the Elizabethkingia anophelis R26 genome encodes:
- a CDS encoding Lrp/AsnC family transcriptional regulator, whose translation MEYKLDEIDLKIVRLMQENARINNAELARILGMAPSAVLERVKKLEQKEVLISYHAKVNPSAVNQNLLSFIFIKANEIIGDEETGKLLAQIPEVLEVHDIAGDDGYIIKVRTSDTIALMNLMKRSLSSIPGIISTRTIIVLQTVKEDNQLIIT comes from the coding sequence ATGGAATATAAGCTGGATGAAATAGATTTAAAGATTGTCAGACTCATGCAGGAAAATGCAAGAATCAACAATGCTGAATTAGCACGTATATTAGGTATGGCTCCTTCTGCTGTACTGGAAAGGGTGAAAAAATTGGAACAAAAAGAAGTTCTGATTTCTTATCACGCTAAAGTAAACCCAAGTGCAGTTAATCAGAATCTTTTATCATTTATCTTCATCAAAGCCAATGAGATTATAGGTGATGAGGAGACGGGTAAATTACTGGCTCAGATTCCTGAAGTACTGGAAGTACATGATATTGCCGGAGACGATGGCTATATTATAAAAGTAAGAACTTCTGATACTATAGCTTTGATGAATCTTATGAAAAGATCTTTATCATCTATTCCCGGAATTATTTCTACACGAACTATCATTGTATTACAAACGGTTAAAGAAGACAATCAACTTATTATAACATAA
- a CDS encoding glycosyltransferase family 2 protein, with amino-acid sequence MKIAIAILNWNGKSWLEKFLPNVLENSQSAEVYVIDNASTDDSVAYISTHFPSVKIVVNQQNHGFAGGYNEGLKQIHSDIYCLLNSDVEVTPGWLDPVAILFEKNPDIAAIQPKILDYNRKNFFEFAGAGGGLIDNLGYPYCRGRVFENVEEDKGQYNDETEIFWASGCCLFIRSEDFWNQNGFDARFFAHQEEIDLCWRLKNSGRKIYYTGKSAIYHVGGGTLQKQNPRKTYLNIRNNLSMMLKNLPSGKLYLIFIRLCLDGIAGIYFMFKQGFSHTWAVIKAHFGFYAQLPGTLKLRQQNQIKDYYQSKWLIFKHFLKGE; translated from the coding sequence ATGAAGATTGCTATAGCTATACTGAACTGGAACGGAAAATCCTGGTTAGAAAAATTCTTACCCAATGTTCTTGAAAATTCTCAATCTGCAGAAGTATATGTAATAGACAATGCTTCAACAGATGATTCCGTGGCTTATATCTCTACTCATTTTCCATCTGTGAAAATTGTTGTTAATCAGCAGAACCATGGATTTGCAGGTGGTTACAATGAAGGCTTAAAGCAAATACATTCCGATATATACTGTTTGCTTAATTCCGATGTAGAAGTTACACCGGGATGGTTGGATCCTGTAGCAATTCTTTTTGAAAAGAATCCTGATATAGCCGCTATTCAGCCTAAGATATTAGATTATAATAGAAAGAACTTCTTTGAATTTGCCGGTGCTGGCGGCGGACTTATCGATAATTTGGGCTACCCTTATTGTCGTGGCCGTGTTTTTGAAAATGTTGAGGAGGATAAAGGTCAGTATAATGATGAAACAGAAATTTTCTGGGCTTCCGGATGTTGTTTGTTTATCCGCTCCGAAGATTTTTGGAATCAAAATGGTTTTGACGCACGATTTTTTGCACATCAGGAGGAAATAGACCTTTGCTGGAGACTAAAAAATTCCGGAAGAAAGATTTATTATACCGGAAAATCTGCCATATACCATGTAGGTGGTGGAACTCTTCAAAAACAAAATCCACGGAAGACCTATCTGAACATTAGAAATAACCTGAGCATGATGCTAAAAAATCTGCCTTCAGGTAAACTATACCTTATATTTATAAGATTATGTTTGGATGGCATAGCCGGAATTTACTTTATGTTTAAGCAAGGCTTTTCTCATACATGGGCTGTTATAAAAGCTCATTTCGGTTTTTATGCCCAACTTCCGGGGACTTTAAAACTAAGGCAACAAAATCAAATAAAAGACTACTACCAGTCTAAATGGCTTATTTTTAAACATTTTCTGAAAGGAGAATAG
- a CDS encoding 3'-5' exonuclease — MDFIALDFETATHERNSACELGICIVENSKIQSTKTWLIKPPSFPYFNKHNIAVHGIHPKDVANSPTFEEIWHEVEELLYHNLIIAHNASFDAGVLRGCLDYYGIFKPKANYLCSIQLSKKAWPGLKSYGLKNLGNQHQLQFNHHRAGDDAAVCAQLSLLAFERLFLTENKELEQVFAKNIKVL, encoded by the coding sequence ATGGACTTTATAGCACTGGACTTTGAAACTGCTACTCATGAACGGAATTCAGCCTGCGAACTAGGTATATGTATTGTAGAAAACAGTAAAATCCAGTCTACAAAAACATGGCTCATTAAACCGCCAAGCTTCCCGTACTTTAATAAACATAACATTGCTGTCCATGGCATACACCCCAAAGATGTTGCAAACTCTCCTACTTTTGAAGAAATATGGCATGAAGTCGAAGAACTGCTATACCATAATCTGATTATTGCACACAATGCTTCTTTTGATGCCGGTGTACTTCGCGGTTGCCTTGATTATTACGGAATATTTAAACCTAAAGCCAATTACCTCTGCAGTATACAACTCTCTAAAAAAGCATGGCCGGGTCTGAAGAGTTATGGATTAAAAAACCTGGGGAATCAACATCAGCTCCAGTTTAATCACCACCGTGCCGGCGATGATGCCGCAGTTTGTGCTCAATTATCCCTTCTTGCGTTCGAAAGATTATTCCTTACAGAGAACAAAGAACTGGAGCAAGTCTTTGCTAAAAATATAAAAGTTCTGTAA
- a CDS encoding lysophospholipid acyltransferase family protein encodes MFNSIFLNKLLFQIILLFSRLPLWFLYGLSDILYYANLYIFGYRKNVVTENLKNSFPEKSDEEIVKIRRQFFRNFFDYIFEMLKAFTISETELRVRMQHLNLDVFQECYDEKKDIIFLAGHVFNWEWINALATVIPQKSCHPVYRKVQSTFWEEKIKFVRNRFGNKALETKEVIRSILQDKDNGNSAYMFVADQTPHVSEIHYGLEFLNQKTPAFIGYDKLSTKKDLAFIYCDMKKVKRGFYQVNYYRIYPDGEKFVQYEVVNKFHKLLENTIRKRPDNWLWSHRRWKYKDALK; translated from the coding sequence TTGTTTAATTCTATTTTTTTGAACAAACTCTTATTTCAGATTATCTTATTATTTTCCAGATTACCACTGTGGTTTTTGTATGGACTTTCGGATATATTGTATTACGCTAACCTTTATATTTTCGGTTACAGAAAAAATGTAGTTACTGAAAACCTAAAAAACTCTTTTCCTGAAAAAAGTGATGAAGAAATTGTAAAAATCCGGAGACAATTTTTCCGTAATTTCTTCGATTATATTTTCGAGATGCTGAAAGCCTTTACCATTAGTGAGACTGAATTGAGGGTAAGAATGCAGCACCTTAATCTGGATGTATTTCAGGAATGTTACGACGAAAAAAAAGATATTATTTTTCTTGCCGGCCATGTATTTAACTGGGAATGGATCAATGCACTGGCTACGGTTATTCCCCAAAAATCATGTCACCCCGTATACAGGAAAGTGCAGAGTACATTTTGGGAAGAAAAGATAAAATTTGTAAGAAACCGTTTCGGAAATAAAGCTCTGGAAACCAAAGAAGTTATACGAAGCATCTTACAGGATAAGGATAACGGAAATTCAGCCTATATGTTTGTTGCTGATCAAACACCTCATGTTAGTGAAATACATTACGGTCTTGAATTCCTGAATCAGAAAACACCTGCCTTCATAGGATATGATAAGCTGTCTACCAAAAAAGATCTTGCTTTTATTTACTGTGACATGAAAAAGGTAAAAAGAGGATTCTATCAGGTTAACTACTACAGAATATATCCGGATGGTGAAAAATTTGTACAATATGAGGTTGTAAACAAGTTTCATAAACTCCTGGAAAATACGATAAGAAAAAGACCTGACAACTGGCTTTGGTCACATAGAAGATGGAAATACAAAGATGCACTGAAATGA
- the apaG gene encoding Co2+/Mg2+ efflux protein ApaG yields MYSAITHSIQIIVEPFYDVKNSSPIQERYIFTYHITIKNNGSVPIKLLKRKWQIYDVGFGVREVSGDGVIGMTPEIYPGEEFNYFSNVSLRSGVGAMQGNYLLMNLDSKDTFEVEIPKFSLITEVVYN; encoded by the coding sequence ATGTACTCAGCAATTACCCACAGTATTCAGATTATTGTTGAACCATTTTATGATGTTAAAAACAGTTCACCAATACAGGAACGTTATATCTTCACGTACCATATCACTATTAAGAACAACGGAAGCGTCCCGATAAAGCTCCTGAAAAGGAAATGGCAGATTTATGATGTTGGTTTTGGGGTAAGAGAAGTTTCCGGGGATGGTGTAATAGGTATGACACCGGAAATTTATCCGGGAGAAGAATTTAACTACTTTTCCAATGTGTCTCTTCGTTCCGGAGTTGGTGCGATGCAGGGAAACTATTTGTTGATGAATCTCGATTCTAAAGACACTTTTGAAGTAGAAATACCTAAGTTTTCTCTCATTACAGAAGTTGTATATAACTAA
- a CDS encoding EamA family transporter, whose amino-acid sequence MKQSKATVIAAYIIVYFVWGSTFFFIHKALSDFSPFVLGSLRFLTASLLLLTYCKIKGYKLFNFRVVKQAAVVGFLLLFLDMGALIWAEQHVSSGIAAIMAAAAALWFIILDKKQWKNNFSNKNIVLGLIAGFIGVVMLFAEQINIAGDASQRLLNLVCMILLILGAIAWTAGSLYSKYANSKNIEQENGEDLHVMVKTSWQMITAGVMFTLVAIFNGEYSAFHPQEISTSGWISIGYLIFFGSIMAFGAYIWLIQSRPTTEVSTYAYVNPVVAVALSYFFTDDIITSLQIGGLVVILVSVLLMNWDLYKNAKFFRVAQIRWYYMWRRRQIAA is encoded by the coding sequence ATGAAGCAGTCAAAAGCAACGGTTATTGCAGCCTATATTATCGTATACTTTGTATGGGGCTCTACATTCTTTTTTATACATAAAGCATTAAGTGATTTCAGTCCATTTGTTCTGGGATCGCTCAGATTCCTTACGGCTAGCCTTTTATTACTTACCTACTGTAAAATTAAAGGTTATAAATTGTTTAATTTCCGGGTTGTAAAGCAGGCCGCTGTTGTAGGTTTCCTGTTATTATTTCTGGATATGGGAGCTCTGATATGGGCTGAGCAGCATGTATCCAGCGGAATTGCAGCGATTATGGCAGCAGCAGCAGCCCTATGGTTTATTATATTGGATAAAAAGCAGTGGAAGAACAACTTCTCCAACAAAAATATTGTATTGGGACTAATTGCAGGTTTCATTGGTGTTGTTATGCTGTTTGCTGAGCAAATTAACATTGCCGGAGATGCATCTCAGCGACTTTTGAATCTTGTTTGTATGATCCTTTTAATCCTGGGTGCTATTGCATGGACAGCAGGCTCATTATATTCTAAATATGCCAACAGCAAAAATATAGAACAGGAAAACGGTGAAGATCTTCACGTAATGGTAAAAACTTCATGGCAGATGATTACAGCAGGTGTAATGTTTACATTGGTTGCAATCTTCAATGGAGAATACAGTGCTTTCCACCCTCAGGAAATTTCCACATCAGGCTGGATTTCTATCGGATATTTGATTTTCTTTGGATCAATCATGGCATTCGGAGCTTATATATGGCTTATACAGTCACGTCCTACAACGGAGGTTAGTACTTATGCTTATGTAAATCCGGTTGTAGCAGTAGCTTTAAGCTATTTCTTTACAGATGATATTATTACCAGCTTACAAATAGGAGGCTTGGTTGTTATTCTGGTAAGTGTCCTGTTAATGAACTGGGATCTTTACAAGAATGCTAAATTCTTCAGAGTAGCACAGATCAGGTGGTACTACATGTGGCGTAGAAGACAAATTGCAGCATAA
- the odhB gene encoding 2-oxoglutarate dehydrogenase complex dihydrolipoyllysine-residue succinyltransferase → MSILEMKVPSPGESITEVEIATWLVKDGDYVEKDQAIAEVDSDKATLELPAEASGIITLKAEEGDTVQVGQVVVLIDTAAAKPEGAAPAKEEAKAEAPKEEPKKEVVAEAPKAAPATYATNTPSPAAKKILDEKGIEPAQVNGTGVGGRITKEDAVQAKGAPALGGSNESGSRAVKITKLSMLRRKIAARLVSVKNETAMLTTFNEVDMSEIFRIRKQYKEEFAAKHGIGLGFMSFFTKAVVRALQMYPDVNASIDGDQKINYDFCDISIAVSGPKGLMVPVLRNAENMSFRNVEAGIKDLAVKVRDGKITVDEMTGGTFTITNGGTFGSMLSTPIINPPQSAILGMHNIIERPVAVNKQVEIRPMMYVAMSYDHRIIDGKESVGFLVAVKEAIDNPVEFLMGGDERRALEL, encoded by the coding sequence ATGTCAATATTAGAAATGAAAGTCCCTTCGCCAGGGGAATCTATAACCGAAGTAGAAATCGCAACGTGGTTGGTAAAGGATGGTGACTACGTAGAAAAAGATCAGGCTATTGCCGAAGTTGATTCAGATAAAGCAACTCTTGAATTACCGGCTGAAGCAAGTGGTATCATCACATTAAAAGCTGAAGAAGGAGATACTGTACAAGTAGGACAGGTAGTCGTATTAATCGATACTGCTGCTGCAAAACCAGAAGGTGCTGCACCTGCAAAAGAAGAAGCGAAAGCTGAAGCTCCTAAAGAAGAACCAAAAAAAGAAGTAGTTGCTGAAGCTCCTAAAGCTGCACCTGCTACTTATGCTACAAATACACCTTCACCTGCTGCTAAAAAAATCCTTGATGAGAAAGGTATTGAGCCTGCTCAGGTAAATGGTACAGGAGTTGGAGGAAGAATTACGAAAGAAGATGCTGTTCAGGCAAAAGGAGCTCCTGCATTAGGAGGTTCTAACGAAAGCGGATCCAGAGCTGTGAAGATTACTAAATTGAGTATGCTTCGTAGAAAAATTGCTGCAAGATTAGTTTCTGTAAAGAATGAAACAGCAATGCTTACTACTTTCAATGAAGTAGATATGTCAGAAATCTTCAGAATCCGTAAGCAATACAAAGAAGAATTTGCTGCTAAACACGGAATCGGTTTAGGATTTATGTCTTTCTTCACTAAAGCTGTTGTAAGAGCACTTCAGATGTATCCGGATGTTAATGCATCTATCGATGGTGATCAGAAGATTAACTACGATTTCTGTGATATTTCTATCGCTGTATCAGGACCAAAAGGTCTGATGGTACCAGTTCTTCGTAACGCTGAAAATATGTCTTTCAGAAACGTTGAAGCTGGAATTAAAGATTTAGCTGTAAAAGTAAGAGATGGTAAAATTACTGTTGATGAAATGACAGGAGGTACATTTACTATTACTAATGGTGGTACTTTTGGTTCTATGCTTTCTACGCCAATTATTAACCCGCCACAAAGTGCAATTTTAGGTATGCATAATATCATCGAGCGCCCTGTAGCAGTTAACAAGCAAGTAGAAATCAGACCAATGATGTATGTGGCTATGTCATATGACCACAGAATTATTGATGGTAAAGAGTCTGTAGGCTTCTTAGTAGCGGTAAAAGAAGCGATCGACAACCCTGTAGAATTCCTAATGGGTGGAGACGAAAGAAGAGCTTTAGAGCTTTAA
- the purB gene encoding adenylosuccinate lyase yields the protein MNTYKNPLEERYSSAEMLFNFSHDNKFQNWRKLWIALAEIEKNLGLEISDEQIAELKANETNIDYTKAAEYEKKFRHDVMAHVHAYGDVAPSAKGIIHLGATSAFVGDNTDLIQMRDGLIILRQKLVNVVKGLSDFAIKYKDVPTLGFTHFQPAQLTTVGKRATLWLQSLILDFEELEFFLETLRFRGVKGTTGTAASFLELFNGDYEKVKTLDKELSKRFGFDKVFGVSGQTYDRKIDAKVVSLLSNIAQSAHKFTNDLRLLQNLKEVEEPFEKDQIGSSAMAYKRNPMRSERIGALAKYVMSLSSSSAMVAATQWFERTLDDSANKRLTIPQAFLAVDAILLIWNNILNGMVVYENRINKHIMEELPFMATEYIIMEEVKAGGDRQEIHEIIRQHSMEASRKVKMEGKENDLIERIMNDDRLRLDKSKLAEVLDPKNFIGFAPIQTSEFIQNEAQPILDKYSDLIGLEAELKV from the coding sequence ATGAATACCTACAAGAACCCGCTGGAAGAACGTTATTCTAGTGCGGAAATGCTCTTTAATTTTTCCCATGATAATAAATTTCAGAACTGGAGAAAGCTTTGGATAGCCCTTGCAGAAATTGAAAAAAATCTTGGTCTGGAAATTAGCGATGAGCAGATCGCAGAGCTAAAAGCAAATGAAACCAATATCGATTACACCAAAGCAGCAGAATACGAAAAGAAATTTCGTCATGATGTAATGGCTCACGTTCACGCATATGGAGATGTGGCGCCTTCTGCAAAAGGTATTATCCATTTAGGAGCAACTTCGGCATTTGTAGGAGATAATACCGATCTTATTCAGATGCGTGATGGTTTAATCATCCTTCGTCAGAAATTAGTAAACGTAGTAAAAGGACTTTCGGACTTCGCTATCAAATACAAAGATGTACCAACTTTAGGATTTACACATTTCCAGCCTGCACAGTTAACAACAGTAGGGAAGAGAGCTACACTTTGGCTTCAAAGTTTAATTCTTGATTTTGAAGAATTAGAATTCTTTTTAGAAACACTTCGTTTCCGTGGTGTGAAAGGAACAACAGGTACAGCGGCAAGCTTCCTGGAACTTTTCAACGGAGATTATGAAAAAGTAAAAACACTGGATAAAGAACTATCCAAGCGTTTTGGGTTTGATAAAGTTTTCGGTGTTTCCGGACAAACATATGACAGAAAAATAGATGCTAAAGTTGTTTCTTTATTATCTAATATCGCTCAGTCAGCACATAAATTTACAAACGACCTTAGATTATTGCAGAACCTTAAAGAGGTAGAAGAGCCATTTGAAAAAGATCAGATCGGTTCTTCAGCAATGGCTTACAAGAGAAATCCAATGCGTTCAGAAAGAATCGGAGCATTGGCGAAGTATGTAATGTCATTAAGCAGCAGCTCTGCAATGGTTGCTGCAACTCAGTGGTTCGAAAGAACTCTGGATGACTCAGCAAATAAGAGATTAACAATTCCGCAGGCATTTTTAGCTGTTGATGCTATTCTGCTTATATGGAATAATATTCTTAATGGTATGGTGGTATATGAAAACCGTATCAACAAGCATATTATGGAAGAACTTCCATTCATGGCTACCGAATACATTATTATGGAAGAAGTGAAAGCCGGTGGAGACAGACAGGAAATCCACGAGATTATCCGTCAGCATTCTATGGAAGCCTCCAGGAAAGTGAAGATGGAAGGTAAGGAAAATGACCTGATTGAAAGGATTATGAATGACGACAGGCTGAGGCTTGATAAGTCAAAACTGGCGGAAGTGTTAGATCCGAAGAATTTCATCGGATTTGCTCCAATCCAGACTTCTGAATTCATCCAGAACGAAGCACAGCCTATCCTGGATAAATACTCCGACCTTATCGGTTTAGAAGCTGAACTTAAAGTTTAA
- a CDS encoding PQQ-dependent sugar dehydrogenase produces the protein MKPIILASVLSVMAGCQEKLHDTAAPGKSVETEAPNTNYKPAFEGQTRIQGITTSTPLNVEEIAKGLSKPWGIIVLKDGRLLITEKTGTLRIIDRDNKLSPPITGLPEVNSNGQGGLLDIVADPEFDHNRLLYWVFSERKDGKNATVVAKGRLANDDKTVENAQVIYRAEPAYDGILHYGGRIIFDKDGNLFVSTGERSDMVTRPQAQQLNSALGKVLKITKDGKPALGNPYIGQQNVHPEIYSYGHRNVQGLALHPETGDLWEGEFGPRGGDEINLIKPAKNYGWPVITYGIEYDGKTIGDGITQKEGMEQPVYYWDPVVSPSGMIFYSGNVIPEWKNNLLIGCLSGQHIVRLDIKNNKVVGEERLLGDKNERFRDLAQGLNGEIYAVTDSGKVFRISKK, from the coding sequence ATGAAACCAATAATTCTAGCATCAGTATTATCTGTTATGGCAGGGTGTCAGGAAAAGCTGCACGACACGGCAGCTCCTGGTAAAAGTGTAGAAACAGAAGCCCCTAATACAAATTATAAACCCGCCTTTGAAGGACAAACAAGAATTCAGGGAATAACAACTTCTACACCTCTTAATGTTGAAGAAATTGCAAAAGGTTTGTCAAAGCCTTGGGGTATAATTGTGCTAAAAGACGGTAGATTACTAATTACCGAAAAAACCGGAACATTGCGAATTATTGACCGTGATAATAAATTGAGTCCGCCTATTACCGGACTTCCGGAGGTTAACTCCAACGGGCAGGGAGGTTTACTCGATATTGTTGCTGATCCAGAATTTGACCATAACAGACTTTTGTACTGGGTGTTTTCTGAGAGAAAAGACGGGAAAAATGCTACGGTTGTAGCTAAGGGAAGACTCGCCAATGATGATAAAACAGTTGAGAATGCACAGGTTATTTACAGGGCGGAACCAGCTTATGATGGTATATTACATTATGGCGGCAGAATTATATTTGATAAAGACGGAAATTTGTTTGTAAGTACCGGAGAGCGTTCGGATATGGTAACGCGCCCACAGGCCCAGCAACTGAATTCAGCTTTAGGGAAAGTACTTAAAATCACCAAAGATGGTAAGCCTGCTCTCGGAAATCCATACATTGGTCAACAGAATGTGCATCCTGAAATATATTCCTACGGGCACAGAAATGTACAGGGATTGGCCTTGCATCCAGAGACAGGAGATCTGTGGGAAGGAGAGTTTGGTCCGCGAGGAGGAGATGAGATTAATCTGATCAAACCTGCTAAAAATTACGGCTGGCCTGTTATTACCTATGGAATAGAGTATGATGGAAAAACCATAGGAGATGGAATTACTCAAAAAGAAGGAATGGAGCAACCCGTGTATTACTGGGATCCCGTAGTTTCTCCAAGCGGAATGATTTTCTATTCCGGAAATGTTATTCCTGAATGGAAAAATAATCTTTTAATAGGATGTCTTAGCGGACAACATATTGTAAGATTAGATATAAAAAATAATAAAGTAGTTGGTGAGGAGCGACTTTTGGGAGATAAAAATGAGCGTTTCAGAGATCTGGCACAAGGATTAAATGGTGAAATTTATGCTGTAACCGACTCTGGTAAGGTTTTCCGGATTTCCAAAAAATAA
- a CDS encoding thioredoxin family protein gives MNKMIRTLGVSLVLVSIVACGQKSKETKITEVKNTQTAVVDSAKIKEEAKKAAIAEKNALPKPYHPEENAEAKIAELTVQAKKENKNIMIQAGGNWCIWCLRFNNYVQTTPELKKLVDDNYIYYHLNYSPDNKNEKIFAKYGNPGDKYGYPVFIVLDKDGKQIHTQDSSVLEEGKGYSLDKVKKFFEDWKPKAM, from the coding sequence ATGAATAAAATGATAAGAACATTAGGGGTTTCTTTAGTACTGGTTTCGATTGTAGCCTGCGGACAAAAGAGCAAAGAAACAAAGATTACTGAAGTGAAAAATACACAAACAGCAGTTGTTGATAGTGCGAAGATAAAGGAAGAAGCTAAAAAAGCTGCAATAGCTGAAAAGAATGCATTGCCAAAACCTTATCATCCGGAAGAAAATGCAGAAGCAAAAATTGCAGAACTGACAGTACAGGCTAAGAAAGAGAATAAAAATATAATGATACAGGCCGGTGGTAACTGGTGTATATGGTGTCTGCGGTTTAATAATTATGTACAGACAACGCCAGAACTAAAGAAGCTGGTGGATGATAATTATATTTATTATCACCTGAATTATTCCCCTGATAATAAAAATGAAAAGATTTTTGCTAAATATGGAAATCCTGGTGATAAATACGGATATCCGGTATTTATTGTTTTAGATAAAGATGGAAAACAAATTCATACTCAGGACAGTTCTGTTTTGGAAGAAGGTAAGGGATATAGTTTGGATAAAGTGAAGAAATTTTTTGAAGACTGGAAGCCTAAGGCAATGTAG